CAACATGGCAAACAGGGCGGTAAGGCCCCCCAGACTGACACCGTAGCCAATGCTGGTGGGTACAGCGATGACCGGCCGGCTGACCATCCCGGCGACCACGCTGGGTAATGCTCCTTCCATCCCGGCAACGACGATCAAGACCGAGGCCTGATCAATCAGTTGTTTATGATCAAACAGCCGGTGAATGCCGGCCACGCCGACGTCAAACACCGATGCGACCGGGTTGCCCATGACTGCTGCTGTCAGATACGCTTCTTTTGCAATCGGAATGTCGGATGTGCCGGCAGAGAGCACCAGGATGGTTCCTTTGCCCTGTATCGGCAGCTTCTTTTTTTGCCAGACAACCATGCGTGCGTCCTGGTGATAGACCGCATCCGGAAAGCGCGCAAGCACGTTGCCGGCCTGTTGTTGATCGATACGCGTCACCAGGGCGACATTTTCCTGAGGCAGCATTTTTTCCATGATTCCTATGATCTGTTCCGCGGTTTTGCCCTGGCCGAAGATCACTTCAGGAAACCCCTTGCGCAAGCTGCGATGATGGTCTATATGGGCATAGTCGATGTCCTCGAACGAAAGATGCTTTAATTTTCCGGCAGCTTCTTCGACGGATGTTTTGCCGGCGGCGACATTGCCAAGGACCTGAAGTAACGTTTCATTATCCATTGAACAGATTTCCTTTATGCTGAGATAAAAAATAAGGCAATGGGTTAGCCACCAAGGCACAAAGGCACAAAGAAAAAATTGTTTTTCTTATCTGTTTAAGCGTATTTTTTATAAAAAATAGCAATGAATTATAATAAAATCTT
Above is a window of Candidatus Desulfatibia profunda DNA encoding:
- the larB gene encoding nickel pincer cofactor biosynthesis protein LarB, with the protein product MDNETLLQVLGNVAAGKTSVEEAAGKLKHLSFEDIDYAHIDHHRSLRKGFPEVIFGQGKTAEQIIGIMEKMLPQENVALVTRIDQQQAGNVLARFPDAVYHQDARMVVWQKKKLPIQGKGTILVLSAGTSDIPIAKEAYLTAAVMGNPVASVFDVGVAGIHRLFDHKQLIDQASVLIVVAGMEGALPSVVAGMVSRPVIAVPTSIGYGVSLGGLTALFAMLNSCSSNVAVVNIDNGFGAGYMASIINRI